One genomic region from Acidobacteriota bacterium encodes:
- a CDS encoding OsmC family protein — protein sequence MPVKVTWVEKSAFAARSESNHWIMMDSTFNGGDGAAPSPIEYVLMGLGGCSGIDLVSILQKMRQDVRGIEMEISGERAAENPRVYVKVHAKYTVRGKNLNPARVKAAVELSDEEYCSIGAMLRKTAEYTYEVEVIEET from the coding sequence GCGGTCCGAGTCGAACCACTGGATCATGATGGACAGCACCTTCAACGGTGGGGACGGAGCCGCGCCGTCACCCATCGAATACGTCCTCATGGGGCTCGGTGGGTGCTCTGGAATCGACCTCGTGTCCATTCTCCAGAAGATGCGGCAGGACGTCCGCGGAATCGAGATGGAAATCTCCGGCGAGCGGGCGGCCGAGAACCCGAGGGTCTACGTGAAAGTCCACGCCAAGTACACGGTCAGAGGGAAGAACCTCAACCCCGCCCGCGTCAAGGCCGCCGTCGAACTGTCGGACGAAGAATACTGCTCCATCGGGGCCATGCTGCGGAAAACGGCCGAGTACACCTACGAGGTGGAGGTCATCGAGGAGACCTGA